One region of Dysidea avara chromosome 1, odDysAvar1.4, whole genome shotgun sequence genomic DNA includes:
- the LOC136240041 gene encoding uncharacterized protein yields the protein MPQNIAKITAGPMMNTNERVVYSGKILVSSGFGKTNKVKYLKATCGVDQPAALKLFKDVKSAARGKSWTQEILFINVGHVCKEEEDRKVILRSFDGSELFSFCATSDVEEKEWIKFCTLFCDLPYFFIPEQPNYSLVPQNFIARHDDSSEFDPDYSWVVNITHKSAGLNITEGLYIAADCGSTFNLYDCSNQNTLVHIWNSNMLKWFGYTESLVFIAVRGESAEGLSLLWMNCKESSKMCDCLESLGKLTCIPQKVEVTDHSQYRSRGFSDSGILSDSIDSEDELDGDDRSCDEVYSPTSKPMTNNFSSSSFPAQCNHSIGMTHSNNTFSNVSRLESALHVHVSRSNNTDIDENPLTCQSTMQTPEAGTEYIVALSNTSTQLLHSKENIPKTNDTSNEEITYLKSTSQPSEREPHNNILSSSRDANTIQDHETISASLNNTTGSYSFTLHLSTAESQDSCSITSIQAASHKNGTDTTGGEQIKKKALRKNRAIIIAKLDAYALHPLLCSEKLLNNADSQVLLDKSKTHYEKAVYLVHTLPRKHKQWFQSFLSCLQQSTLGTGHDVIYTELISTYKKLASAQNEFQEHSHDSQLFSDTASTSTIAHQLSIGHSSIPLDIKNIAEMVITNMAAKWYLMGVQLGVDQNELNNIKHDNHDSKTACLMMFTEWFNNTETEKSWNTLLEALQSQFVGESCLANNLIKRIEVA from the exons ATGCCACAAAATATCGCTAAAATTACGGCTGGTCCGATGATGAATACGAATGAACGAGTAGTATACAGTGGAAAAATTTTAGTATCAAGCGGGTTTGGGAAG ACTAACAAGGTAAAATACTTAAAGGCCACATGTGGAGTAGACCAACCAGCTGCACTAAAGCTATTCAAGGATGTTAAATCTGCAGCCAGAGGAAAGTCATGGACACAAGAAATTCTGTTCATTAATGTTGGCCATGTATGTAAAGAAGAAGAAGACAGAAAAGTTATCTTGAGATCATTTGATGGTAGTGAACTGTTCTCATTTTGTGCCACATCAGATGTTGAAGAAAAGGAATGGATTAAATTTTGCACACTGTTTTGTGATCTCCCATACTTTTTTATCCCTGAGCAACCCAACTATAGCCTTGTTCCACAGAACTTCATAGCTAGACATGATGATTCATCGGAGTTTGATCCTG ATTATTCATGGGTTGTCAATATCACTCATAAAAGTGCAGGGCTCAACATTACTGAAGGCTTATACATTGCAGCTGACTGTGGCTCGACTTTCAACCTATATGATTGCTCAAATCAAAATACACTTGTTCACATCTGGAATTCAAACATGCTTAAATGGTTTGGTTATACCGAGTCTCTTGTTTTCATAGCAGTTAGAGGAGAGAGTGCTGAAGGATTAAGCTTGTTGTGGATGAACTGTAAGGAATCTTCAAAGATGTGTGACTGTCTTGAAAGTCTTGGCAA ATTAACTTGTATCCCACAAAAAGTTGAAGTTACTGATCACTCTCAATATCGCAGCCGTGGCTTCAGTGATTCTGGTATCCTTTCAGACTCTATAGACAGTGAAGATGAGTTGGATGGTGACGATCGATCATGTGATGAAGTCTATTCTCCAACCTCAAAACCAATGACCAACAACTTTAGTAGCTCTTCTTTTCCAGCCCAATGCAACCACAGTATTGGTATGACACACTCCAATAATACATTTTCAAATGTTAGCAGACTTGAATCtgcactgcatgtacatgtttCCCGGTCAAATAACACTGACATTGATGAAAATCCTTTAACATGTCAATCAACAATGCAAACCCCTGAGGCAGGCACAGAATATATAGTTGCCCTATCAAATACATCAACACAACTTCTCCATTCAAAGGAAAACATACCAAAAACAAATGACACCAGCAATGAAGAAATCACGTATCTCAAATCTACTTCTCAGCCATCAGAAAGAGAACCTCACAATAACATTTTGTCATCTAGTAGAGACGCAAATACCATACAAGATCATGAAACCATCTCAGCATCATTAAATAATACTACAGGAAGTTACAGTTTCACACTCCACCTATCTACTGCAGAGTCGCAAGACAGCTGCTCAATCACCAGTATTCAAGCTGCATCACATAAAAATGG GACTGATACTACTGGTGGTGAACAGATAAAGAAAAAGGCATTGAGAAAAAACCGTGCAATCATAATTGCAAAGCTGGATGCTTATGCTCTTCACCCACTATTGTGCTCTGAAAAGCTACTTAATAATGCTGATAGCCAGGTTTTACTTGATAAAAGCAAGACACATTATGAAAAAGCAGTTTATTTGGTGCACACTTTACCTAGAAAACATAAACAATGGTTCCAGTCCTTCTTATCCTGCTTGCAACAATCCACCCTTGGCACTGGACATGATGTGATCTACACAGAACTGATTTCCACATATAAAAAGTTGGCCAGTGCACAAAATGAATTTCAAGAG CACTCTCATGACAGTCAGCTATTCTCAGATACAGCCAGCACCAGTACAATAGCACATCAGCTTTCAATTG GACATTCTTCAATTCCACTGGACATTAAAAACATTGCAGAAATGGTGATCACTAATATGGCTGCTAAGTGGTATTTGATGGGTGTACAACTTGGTGTTGACCAGAACGAATTGAACAACATAAAACACGACAATCATGACAGCAAAACAGCTTGTTTGATGatgtttacagaatggtttaatAACACTGAGACAGAGAAATCTTGGAATACACTTTTAGAAGCTTTACAAAGCCAGTTTGTGGGTGAGAGCTGTTTAGCCAATAATTTGATCAAAAGAATTGAAGTAGCTTGA
- the LOC136240044 gene encoding uncharacterized protein: MSTRSLPYFKSNLLDYCETVRHHGDSLPAQRRDRGREIISSQSKFTNNCESSRAIFAGQVQIICSQNDHKSKYLEAFCGDSEDGPARLIISEVTTSNDKVVMQDILFTDVKHVNCTDDRIRKIVELQTLEDGNYFKFYDDSETDTMKWFRYCGLLSAIPFCTIPKVPKENFVLQSSIDKYTNPERFNATCIWVVHILHEGIVKDDTSLTGLCVITIRNSDSTFNIYDYHNRRQLISWDRGEIIQCGGVESLVFLEVGRQCSGGSGLLWMQHPIPQAMTLRQCLQKFIYFGPESVSQPKPPVYSLPFHNVESESATSRVLLTSSSSCESFHLNEYVNQHRHLPTSYSTTVHPCNFATSKHQHAVKRYTPVLLQNSINSLCSSGYVSDANSLCDTLSNDFHTSITSTLTSNPRVSCESLDSFIKDKISHSNNNTTSTMDRMPNDALTPSFQLTHQSYDLHFENCSIHNSSVSSVERISELNPLQLKGITRTPSYDSCCLNGEQFSNSNRPSAMSSQQYCSEHSQVSCESISLTMRSMNRLSHSDVEDSTSPLPSIEVTALQKCSPVIMQKLNLPAILPHLIAQQMVTQREIEMMTNPSTPDVDKTAHLISMLPSKGDGFFGKFVLCLCQSKLATAHNDIVKSLTVTLNEVKSGTLRAAKKVPLNH; the protein is encoded by the exons ATGTCTACACGTAGCCTACCATATTTCAAGAGCAATTTACTAGACTACTGCGAAACGGTTCGCCATCACGGTGATTCGCTACCAGCGCAAAGAAGAGACCGCGGGAGAGAGATCATCTCGTCACAATCGAAGTTCACCAATAACTGTGAATCCAGTCGAGCAATTTTTGCTGGTCAAGTGCAGATCATTTGTAGTCAAAAT GATCACAAGAGCAAGTACTTGGAGGCTTTCTGTGGTGACAGTGAAGATGGACCGGCAAGATTAATAATTTCTGAGGTCACTACAAGCAATGACAAGGTTGTGATGCAGGATATTCTGTTTACAGATGTTAAGCACGTTAACTGTACTGATGACCGAATTAGAAAAATTGTTGAATTACAAACGCTTGAGGATGGTAATTACTTCAAATTTTATGATGACTCCGAAACAGACACAATGAAATGGTTCAGATATTGTGGACTGCTCTCTGCAATTCCATTTTGTACCATCCCAAAAGTTCCGAAGGAGAATTTTGTCTTGCAAAGTTCCATTGATAAGTATACCAACCCAGAAAGATTTAATGCAA CTTGCATATGGGTGGTCCACATACTCCATGAAGGAATTGTTAAAGATGACACCAGCTTGACTGGACTCTGTGTTATCACCATTCGCAACAGTGACTCCACATTTAACATATATGACTATCATAATAGGAGGCAGTTGATTTCTTGGGATCGAGGGGAAATAATCCAATGTGGTGGGGTTGAGTCACTTGTATTCTTAGAAGTAGGAAGGCAGTGTAGTGGTGGTTCAGGATTATTATGGATGCAACATCCAATCCCACAGGCTATGACACTACGACAATGCCTTCAGAA GTTTATTTATTTTGGTCCTGAAAGTGTCAGTCAACCAAAGCCACCTGTATATTCTTTACCATTCCATAATGTGGAATCTGAGTCAGCAACAAGCAGGGTTCTTCTTACAAGCAGTAGTAGCTGTGAATCATTTCACTTAAATGAATATGTTAACCAACATAGACACCTCCCAACATCATATTCCACAACTGTGCATCCATGCAATTTTGCCACATCCAAACACCAGCATGCAGTGAAAAGGTACACACCTGTGTTACTGCAAAACTCAATAAACTCACTCTGTTCAAGTGGGTATGTATCAGATGCCAATAGTTTATGTGATACGCTCAGTAACGATTTTCATACAAGCATTACTAGTACTCTAACATCTAATCCACGTGTATCCTGCGAGTCTCTTGATAGTTTTATCAAGGACAAAATAAGTCATTCAAATAACAATACCACAAGTACCATGGACAGGATGCCTAATGATGCCTTAACTCCATCATTCCAACTAACACATCAATCATACGATCTTCATTTTGAGAACTGCTCCATTCACAATTCTTCAGTCAGTAGTGTTGAACGTATTTCAGAATTAAATCCTCTCCAACTAAAAGGAATTACAAGAACTCCTTCCTATGACTCTTGCTGTCTCAATGGAGAGCAGTTTTCCAATTCCAACAGGCCATCAGCAATGAGCAGTCAGCAGTACTGTTCTGAACATTCACAAGTTTCTTGTGAGTCAATATCTCTTACAATGAGAAGTATGAATAG GTTATCCCATTCTGATGTAGAAGATAGTACCTCTCCTTTACCATCAATTGAAGTAACAGCACTTCAGAAATGTTCCCCAGTGATCATGCAGAAATTGAATTTACCAGCTATTCTACCACACTTAATAGCACAACAGATGGTTACCCAGAGAGAAATTGAAATGATGACAAATCCATCTACACCTGATGTTGATAAAACTGCACATCTTATTTCCATGCTACCCAGTAAGGGTGATGGATTCTTTGGAAAGTTCGTACTTTGTCTTTGCCAGTCAAAACTGGCGACAGCTCATAATGATATTGTAAAGTCTCTCACAGTTACACTAAATGAGGTTAAAAGTGGGACACTGAGAGCTGCTAAAAAG GTTCCTCTAAATCACTGA